TCAGAGCCCCGATTGCATCAAGGTTCTCAGCCCGCTGGGGGAACTCGAATACATGAACCCGAACGGCCGGGTCGCGATGGAAATCGACGACTTTGCGCAGGTGTCGGGTCAGCCGCTGGCCGATCTGTGGCCAGAGGAAAGCCGCCCGTTGCTGCGCGACGCCATTTACAAAGCGGCACTGGGTCAGAAGAGCCGGTTCGAGGCATACTGTCCGACCGCCAAGGGCAATCCACGCTGGTGGGAAGTGTCGGTATCGCCGATCCGTGCGGCCGATGGGCGCGTTTCGCACGTGCTGTGCAGTTCGCGAGACTTGTCGTGGTGGAAGGAAGAGGAGCTGCGTAAGGAGGCCGCCGACGGCCGCGCCATGCACCGCGCGCGCAACCACCTTGCGGCCATCGGTGCCTTGGCGCGCTTGTCGCTGGGCGGCGATCCGCTGGGCAAACAGGTTTCGGCACGTTTGCTGGATCGGCTTGAGCGGCTGACGAGTGTATTCGACCTGATTTCCGACCGTGCTACCCTGATCCCGCTTGGTGTCATCGTTGATCGAAGCCTGTCGAAGATGCGGGGCGATCCGTCCTGCAGGATCGATCCTGCGCCCAAAGTCATGTCGACAGCGACACGGCGCGGACGGTGGCAATCGTGCTGGGTGAATTGGAAGCCAATGCGATTGCGCATGGCGCGCTGTCGTCACTGGGCGGTCGGGTCGATTTGGCACTTATGCGGGATTGCGGTCAGCTCGTCTTTGCGTGGCGCGAAACGCTGAATGCCGCGCCGACGACAATCGAACCGGCCAATGGCCTGCGCCTCGCGACCCGCCTTTCGGCAGGGATGGCTGAGCCACTGACCGTGGAGGTCGTTCCGGGCGGTCTGCTAGCCCGTTTCGCGATTGAGGTGACCTGAACGCCGCGCGGGGCGGTTAGAACGAATCCTTCGCGCTGCGCAGCGCCGCGAAGGTTTCGACCGCGTCGCCGCCGCCCCAGCGCGCCTGCATGTCCGGATCGTCGGCGCGCAGGAACGGGTTCGTCTCGCATTCGCGGCTGAGGCGGGCAGGCACGGTCGGGTCACCGCGTGAACGACGCTCGGCGATTTCCTCGACATAGGTTGCCAGCGCGCGGTTCTCCGGGTCGGCGTGGGTCGCAAAGCGCACGTTCGATTCGGTATATTCGTGCGCGCAGTAGAGCAGCGTTTCGCCCGGCAGATCGCGTACGCGTTTAAGGCTTGCCCAGAATTGCGGCGCGGTCCCTTCGAACATGCGTCCGCAACCCAGCGCGAAGACGGCATCGCCGACGAAGGCGATGCCTGCCGATGGTACGTGATAGGCGCAGTGCCCAATCGTGTGTCCGCCAACGTCTATCACGGTCGCTTCGTGAGCACCGATCCTGACGGTATCGCCGCCAGCGACAGTGCGGTCGATAGCCGCGATTTTCGGCGCTTCGACTTCCGGCGCGGTGATGGTGCATCCGGTGGCAGCTTTGATCGCCTCGTTCCCGCCAGCGTGATCGGGGTGCCAGTGCGTGTTCCAGATCTGGGTGATCTGCCAGCCTTTAGCGGCCGCCTCGCGCAAATAGGCGTCGGCGTCGGGCGTATCGATACAGACTGTTTCGTTGCTGTCGGTGTCGTGCAGCAGATAGCCGTAGTTGTCGGACAGGCAGGGGAACTGGTGAACTTCGAGCATGACGCCTCCTCTTGGCGTCACAGATAGGTGCTGGGCTTGGGGAATGCAAAAGGCCCGCCGACTCCAGGGGGAGCGGCGGGCCTGTCTGCTTTTGGCGGGGCCGTCACGGGCGTAAATCCCGTGATGCTCGACGGGCAGCTTGCGCTGCCCGCCACCGCCGACACTGCGGCTTAGTTCTTGCCCTTCAGCGCTTCGCCGAGGATGTCGCCCAGCGACGCGCCGGAATCGGACGAGCCGTACTGTTCCACGGCCTGCTTCTCTTCCGAGATCTGGCGTGCCTTGATCGAGAAGTTCGGCTTTTTGGTGCGGTCGAAACCGATAACCATTGCGTCGACCTTCTGACCGGTCTGGAAGCGATCGGGACGCTGTTCGTCGCGGTCGCGGCCAAGGTCCGAACGCTTGATGAAGCCGGTTGCGCCATCGTCGCCGACCTGAACTTCGAGGCCGCCATCGCGGACTTCGAGAACGGTGACGGTGACCACGTCGTTACGCTTGAGGCCCGATGCCGAGGCAGCGCCGTCAGCCGACGGGGCACCCTTTTCGAGCTGCTTCATGCCAAGGCTGATGCGTTCCTTGTCGGTGTCGACGTCCAGAACCACGGCCTGAACCTGCTCGCCCTTGCGGTGCAGGGCCAGCGCGTCTTCGCCGGAAATGCCCCACGCGATGTCCGACATGTGGACCATGCCGTCGACGTCGCCCGGAAGGCCGATGAACAGGCCGAACTCGGTCGCGTTCTTGACTTCGCCTTCGACGGTCGAGCCAACCGGGAACTTCTCTGCGAAATCGTCCCACGGGTTCGACTGGGCCTGCTTGAGGCCAAGGCTGATGCGGCGCTTGTCGGCGTCGACTTCCAGCACCATGACTTCGACTTCCTGGCTGGTCGAGACGATCTTGCCGGGGTGGACGTTCTTCTTGGTCCAGCTCATTTCCGAAACGTGGACCAGGCCTTCGATGCCCGCTTCCAGTTCGACGAACGCGCCGTATTCGGTGATGTTGGTGACGGTGCCGGCCAGCTTCGCGCCGACCGGGTACTTCGCACCGACGCCGTCCCACGGATCCGATTCCAGCTGCTTCATGCCAAGGCTGATGCGCTGCGTTTCGGGGTTGATGCGGACGATCTGGACGGTGACGGTGTCGCCGATGTTCACCACCTCGTTCGGGTGGTTGACGCGCTTGTAGCTCATGTCGGTGACATGCAGCAGGCCGTCGATACCGCCGAGGTCGACGAACGCACCGTAATCGGTGATGTTCTTGACGACGCCGTCGATGACCTGGCCTTCTTCAAGGTTGCCGATCAGTTCGCTGCGCTGTTCCGCGCGGGTCTCTTCAAGGACGGCGCGACGCGAAACGACGATGTTGCCGCGGCGGCGATCCATCTTGAGGATCTGGAACGGCTGCGGAATGCCCATCAGGGGCGCGATGTCGCGGACGGGGCGGATATCGACCTGCGAACCGGGCAGGAAGGCCACGGCGCCGTCGAGGTCGACGGTGAAGCCGCCCTTGACGCGGCCGAAGATCGAGCCTTCGACGCGCTTGCCTTCGCCGAATTCGCTTTCAAGGCGATCCCACGCGGCTTCGCGGCGGGCGCGGTCGCGGCTGAGCATCGCTTCGCCGTCGGCGTTCTCGACGCGGTCGACGAAAACTTCGACTTCGTCACCGACGTTGAGTTCGCCGTCTTCGCCGTTGCGGCCGAATTCAGCAAGGCGCACGCGGCCTTCGCTCTTCAGGCCGACGTCGATGATCGCCATGCCGTTTTCGATGTTGGTGACGGTGCCTTTGACGACACGGCCCTCGAAACCGCCATCGGCTTCGGAGCCGAGGGTTTCGTCGAGCATTTTCGCGAAATCGTCGCGAGTGGGATTGGCTGAAGTTGCCATGTGTTCAGGTCTTCCTGTTCTGTCTGCTACCGGCCACCGGTTTTACCGGGGTCTTTCACCGCCTCCCGCACCATTGCGGGGCTAGCGGGGCAAGAGGGCCGAGCTCTCCGCGATGGCCGAATACTGCCGCGAAGGTCCGTTAAAGCCGAGGCTGTTAGGGACGGGCGCGCGTCTAAGTCAGATGCGCGCGAAAGGCAAGGAAAACCGCGATCTTCGCGTTATTCGGCGGCCTTGCGGGCCAGCAGGTCGTCAACGATGCGGATCGCTTCGGCCAGCGACTGCGCGGCATTGAGGTTTGAATTGTCGAGCGTGACGGCATCGGGCGCTTCGACCAGCGGGGCCTCCGCCCGATTGCGGTCGCGCGCGTCGCGGGCGATCAGGTCCTCGCGGATCGCGTCCAGCGTCACGTCCTGACCCCGCCTTACCATCTCGGCATGGCGGCGCTGGGCGCGGGCCTCGACACTGGCGGTGACGAACAGCTTCACGTCGGCATCGGGCGCAATGACGGTGCCGATGTCGCGCCCGTCCAGCACCGCGCCGCCGGGGCGAGCGGCGAATTCACGCTGGCGTTCCAGCAGAGCGGCGCGCACGCGTTTGTGCACCGAGACTCGGCTTGCCAGCGCGCCGACGTTTTCGCCGCGCAATTCGGGGTCTTTGAGCAGCGAATCGGGAAAACCGGTTGCCTCTACCGCCGCCAGCGGATCATCCGGGTCGATACCCATCATCCGCGCCTGCATACCGACCGCCCGATAGAGCAATCCGGTGTCGAGGTGCGCCAGCCCATAATGCTTGGCCAAGCCGCGCGCGATCGTGCCTTTGCCGCTGGCGGTGGGGCCGTCGACGGCGATGACGATGCGGCGTTTCATTGGGCGCTCCTGCGATTGCGCATGGCCTTGACCAGACCCCAGATCGCGATGGCGGCCCAGAACCCTTCCAGCACCAGAGAGGGCAGGTTGGGGTGATAGACCAGCGATACGGTCAGCAAGGCCGCGCCCAGCAGGTTCACGCCATGCTGCACGAAAGGGTTCGGTTCGGCCTTTCCGGTCAGGTAGGCATAGGCGAAGATGATGCAGGCCATGCCGGCAAAGCCGACCAGCGTAGGCATGTCGATCGGCGGAACTGTCACTGGGCTGACGCGGCTTGTGCCAGCAGGACTTCGAATGTCGGGAAGCTGGTGCGGATCGGGGCGGTATCGTCCACCTCCACGCCGCCAGTGCTGGCAAGGCCCGCGATGGCCATGCTCATGGCGATGCGGTGGTCGAGGTGGGTGACGACTGCTTCGTCGGTGGTGGTGCCGGTAAGCGGCGTACCGCCCGTGCCATCAATGACAAGGCCGTCTTCGCGTTCTTCGATACGCGCACCCGCCAGCGTCAGCGCAGCGGCCATCGCGGCAAGGCGGTCCGATTCCTTGACGCGCAACTCGTCCAATCCGCTCGTGACCGTGCGCCCCTTGGCGAGCGAGGCGGCGACGAACAGCACGGGAAACTCGTCGATCATCGCAGGCGCTACCGCCGGATCGACATCGATCCCGGTCAGCGCGGAATGCCGCACGCGCAAGTCGGCGACCGGCTCTCCACCAACTTCGCGGCGGTCCAGTTCTTCGATGCTTCCGCCCATCTGGCGCAGCACATCGAACAGAGCGGCGCGGGTGGGGTTCAGGCCGACATTCTCGATCACGAGGTCGCTGCCTTCGACAAGCAATGCCGCGACGACGAAAAACGCGGCGGAGGACGGATCACCCGGCACCACGATCTGCTGAGCACGAAGGTTTGCCTCGCCGTGAATGCGGATTACGCGGTCGCCGTCGATCTCCTCGACGGTCAACTGCGCACCGAACCCTGTCAGCATGCGTTCGGTATGGTCGCGCGTCGGCACTGGCTCGATCACTGTCGTTATGCCCGGCGTGTTCAGGCCGGCCAGCAGCACCGCGCTCTTCACCTGCGCGCTGGCGACCGGCAGGCGATATTCGATTGGCACTGCCGGATGCGCGCCGCGCATCGTCAGCGGCAGCGTCTGAGAATTGTTGGCACCCGGCGCGCAAGTGAAATCCGCGCCCATCTGCGACAGCGGTTCGGTCACGCGCCCCATCGGGCGTTTCGACAGGCTGGCATCGCCGGTCAGCGTCGCGGTAATCCCGTGACTGGCGATCACGCCCATCAGCAGGCGGGTCGAAGTGCCCGAATTGCCCATGTCCAGCGCTGCCTGCGGTTGCAGCAAGCCGCCGACGCCTACGCCGTCGATGTTCCAGGCGCCGTCGCGGGTCCGTTCTACGCCCGCGCCCATCGCACGCATCGCGGCGGCGGTGGCCATCACGTCTTCGCCTTCCAGCAACCCGGTCACGGTGGTGCGGCCCACGGCCAGCGCGCCGAACATGATCGAACGGTGGCTGATCGATTTGTCGCCCGGCACACGGACCCGTCCGGTCAACGGTCCAGCGACGGAAAAGCGGCGGGGAGAGGGCGTTTCAGGTTGGCTCATCAGAAAGGTAACGGCTCCGGTTCGGCGGCGGCTTTTGACAGGGGCGCGCCCCTATGGCAAGGCGCGCGCTTCGTCGCGGGGCCAAGGTCGCTTGCAGGCCCGATTCCGCGCACCCAGATATCGCCAGAACACGCAAATACCACCAAACGCGCCCCGCATCCGGGGCAACCAGACGAGGAAATTCATGGTCAAGCCAGAATGGGGTGCAAAGCACACCTGCCCGAAGTGCGGCACCCGCTTCTACGATCTCGGCAAGGACGATCCGGTCACCTGCATCGAATGCGGCAACGAATGGACGCCCGAGCCGGTGCTGAAGTCGAAACAGCCGATCCCGTACGAGGAACAGAAGCAAACCGAAAAGCAGGACGATAGCGATCTTGGCGACGACGATCTGGACATCGACGTCGACGACGATGACGATTCGCCCGACAACGATGTCGATCTTGGCGGCGACGACGATCTTGGCGTGACCAAGGCCAAGGACGACGACAGCGACGATACCTGATCCGCGAATGCGCCGCCTGTTCGGTTAAATCGGACAGGCGGCAAAAACGCGAAATTTCCCTCTTGCATGGGGGAAGGCCGGTCCCTAAAGAGCGGCTCCCGACGCGCTTCGGCACAGTCGGAAACGGTTCGCCACCCAGGCCGGGCCGCAGATGAAAATCGATGGATTTCGGGGCCGTAGCTCAGCTGGGAGAGCGCTACAATGGCATTGTAGAGGTCAGGGGTTCGATCCCCCTCGGCTCCACCATCGATCTCCCCACCTTTCCTGCACATCATGCCCGGCGCGGTTGCGCCCGGCGCAGCGCTGGCTATTAGCCGCGGGGCAGGAGGTGCCTTATGGCCAAACGCTACTGGCTGATGAAATCCGAACCCGACGTCTATTCGTGGGACGACCTTTGCGAAGAGGGTGAGGGGACGTGGGACGGCGTGCGCAACTATCGTGCGCGCAACAACCTCGCCGCCATGAAAAAGGGCGAGCGGTTCTTCTTCTACCATTCCAACATCGGGCTGGAGATCGTCGGCATTGCCGAGATCAGCGTGGCGGGCATCACCGATCCCACCGATGAGACGGGCAAGTGGGCCGCAGTGAAGGTGAAGCCGGTGAAGAAGCTGGACCATCCGGTCACGCTGAAACAGGTGAAGGCGACGCCCGAACTGGCCGAGATGGAACTGGTCAAGCAATCGCGCCTGTCCGTGAGCGAGGTCATGCCCGACGAGTGGAAAAAAATCCTGTCGATGTCCAAAAAAGGCTGATCTTTCCATCGCTTCGCGGCCTGAGCGGGATGCGATGGTTAACGCCATTGTCCCGGTCCGGGGCAGAGGGCGCAAGACGTCTTGGATAGCTACGTAAAGGCCCGTATTTAAGGAACGGTTACCGCGCGCGAGACGTTAATCGGGTGAACCAACCCACAGGATTACCGCACCGCACGCGATACAGATCAGGAGCCTGACGCCCGATGCCGACTGCCGCCCTCGAACCCGCTCGTGAGCCCGCACTGGCCCCCACCGCCGCCCCGCGCCGGTTCCGGGCGGCCATGCTGCGGCGGCCGACATTCGGGCGACGCAAGGGCGCGGCGTTGCCGCCGATTGCGGAAGACGACACCGGCACGTTCAGGATTACCAATCAGGACGTGCGCGATTTCCTGATGGCCTATTCGGCTTGCTTTATGGCGGTGATCGGCTTCTTCGCCTGATCGCCTATTCCGCGATGGCGGGCTCTTCGATTTCTGCCTGATAGAGTATCCAGCCCAACCACGCCGAGATCACGCACATCGCCGCCGCCAGAAGCAACTGATCCACGATCGCAACGCCCAGCCACGTCAGGCCCATCGCGATAAGGGCCCCGGCGGCCATCGCAGCAGAGTTGACGATATTGTTCGCCGCAACAGTTCGTGCGGTTTGCGACTTGTCGACCACGGTGGTCAGAAACGCATAGAGCGGCACGACGAAAATGCCGCCCGCGACCGCGATGCCCAACAGGCACAACAGCAGCGGAATCGCCAAGGGCTGCACCACGAACTCGCTGATCGAATAAAGCCCTTCGTGCTGCGGCCATGCCTTGCAGACGAGGTGGAAAGCCACGACGAACAGGCCCATAACCACGACCGCCGCAGGGGCATGGCGGGCCGAAACCTCTCCCTTCAACAGCGCGTTGATGGTCATCGACCCGGCTGCGACTCCGATGGAAAAGACGACGAGGAACAGGCTGGCCACTTCCTTGCTTGCGGTCAGCACGTTCTTCGCAAGTGGCGGGAACTCGATGAACAGCACCGCGCCGATGGTCCAGAAAAAGCTGATCGCAAGGATCGCGTAGAATACCCGCTTTTCCTCCATCGTGGCGCGCACGACGTTGATCGAGGAGCGGATGATGTTGAAATCCACCGACTCGCCCACGGCCTGAGCCGGAGCAGGGGGGACCTGACGCCCGCTGAACCAGCCGATGACCGCGATAATCATGACGATCGCGGCGGCGATTTCCACCGCGATGAACCCGGCAAGGATCGTGCCCGCCAGCACAGCGAGATAGGTTGCCGCCTCGATCAGGCCGGTGCCCGCCAGCACCTCATTCTTCTGCAAGTGCTGCGGCAGGATCGCGTACTTGATCGGTCCGAAAAACGTCGAATGCGCGCCAAGTCCGGTCAAAGCCACCAGCATCAGGGGAATCGCAACCGTCGTGACGGCGATGTCCAGCCACGCCAGTATCAACCCGCCCGCGCCGATCGCCATGATCCCGATTTCGGCCAGCTTCACCCATCGGATAATCGCCGCCTTGTCGCGCATATCGGCCAGTTGTCCCGATACGGCGGAAAACAGCACATAGGGCAGGGTGAACAGGCCCGACGCGATGGCAGAGAACTGCGCCTCCTGCTCTGCCGTGCTGTAAACCTGATACACGACGAACAGCACCATCGCGTTCTTGTACAGGTTATCGTTGAACGCCCCCAGCAGCTGGGTGACGAACAGGGGCAGGAAACGGCGCCGGGTGAGAAGGTGGGTGGTAGTCGTCATGCGGGGGTGTGGCACCCGTGCTTAATGGGGACAGGCGATAGGGCAACCCCCGACAACGCTTTTGCCCGGCGCGCTTTCACGCTATGCGCCGGGATGAGACACGATCGCGGACCATGCTGACCCTTCCAAACATCCTGACCCTGTCGCGCATTTTCGCGGTTCCCTTGCTGGTTACGCTGTTGTGGTGGCCTGACTGGACGTTGGGCCACTGGATCGCTTTTGCGCTTTATTGTGTCGCGGGCATTACCGATTATTTCGACGGGATGCTGGCGCGGGCCAGCGGGCGGGTCAGCCGACTGGGCATCTTTCTGGATCCGATCGCCGACAAGATCATGGTCGCCGCCGTCATCCTGGTGCTGGTCCACACCGGTATCATACCGGGAATTCATGTTCTGGCGG
The sequence above is a segment of the Croceicoccus naphthovorans genome. Coding sequences within it:
- a CDS encoding FYDLN acid domain-containing protein, encoding MVKPEWGAKHTCPKCGTRFYDLGKDDPVTCIECGNEWTPEPVLKSKQPIPYEEQKQTEKQDDSDLGDDDLDIDVDDDDDSPDNDVDLGGDDDLGVTKAKDDDSDDT
- a CDS encoding EVE domain-containing protein, which codes for MAKRYWLMKSEPDVYSWDDLCEEGEGTWDGVRNYRARNNLAAMKKGERFFFYHSNIGLEIVGIAEISVAGITDPTDETGKWAAVKVKPVKKLDHPVTLKQVKATPELAEMELVKQSRLSVSEVMPDEWKKILSMSKKG
- a CDS encoding (d)CMP kinase, whose product is MVIAVDGPTASGKGTIARGLAKHYGLAHLDTGLLYRAVGMQARMMGIDPDDPLAAVEATGFPDSLLKDPELRGENVGALASRVSVHKRVRAALLERQREFAARPGGAVLDGRDIGTVIAPDADVKLFVTASVEARAQRRHAEMVRRGQDVTLDAIREDLIARDARDRNRAEAPLVEAPDAVTLDNSNLNAAQSLAEAIRIVDDLLARKAAE
- the pgsA gene encoding CDP-diacylglycerol--glycerol-3-phosphate 3-phosphatidyltransferase, whose product is MLTLPNILTLSRIFAVPLLVTLLWWPDWTLGHWIAFALYCVAGITDYFDGMLARASGRVSRLGIFLDPIADKIMVAAVILVLVHTGIIPGIHVLAALVILLREIMVSGLREFLAGVQVSVPVSKLAKWKTTFQMLSLGALIVSGALPNVAFVYWTGMISLWAAALLTAITGWDYLRIGLRHMD
- the aroA gene encoding 3-phosphoshikimate 1-carboxyvinyltransferase, with the protein product MSQPETPSPRRFSVAGPLTGRVRVPGDKSISHRSIMFGALAVGRTTVTGLLEGEDVMATAAAMRAMGAGVERTRDGAWNIDGVGVGGLLQPQAALDMGNSGTSTRLLMGVIASHGITATLTGDASLSKRPMGRVTEPLSQMGADFTCAPGANNSQTLPLTMRGAHPAVPIEYRLPVASAQVKSAVLLAGLNTPGITTVIEPVPTRDHTERMLTGFGAQLTVEEIDGDRVIRIHGEANLRAQQIVVPGDPSSAAFFVVAALLVEGSDLVIENVGLNPTRAALFDVLRQMGGSIEELDRREVGGEPVADLRVRHSALTGIDVDPAVAPAMIDEFPVLFVAASLAKGRTVTSGLDELRVKESDRLAAMAAALTLAGARIEEREDGLVIDGTGGTPLTGTTTDEAVVTHLDHRIAMSMAIAGLASTGGVEVDDTAPIRTSFPTFEVLLAQAASAQ
- the rpsA gene encoding 30S ribosomal protein S1; translation: MATSANPTRDDFAKMLDETLGSEADGGFEGRVVKGTVTNIENGMAIIDVGLKSEGRVRLAEFGRNGEDGELNVGDEVEVFVDRVENADGEAMLSRDRARREAAWDRLESEFGEGKRVEGSIFGRVKGGFTVDLDGAVAFLPGSQVDIRPVRDIAPLMGIPQPFQILKMDRRRGNIVVSRRAVLEETRAEQRSELIGNLEEGQVIDGVVKNITDYGAFVDLGGIDGLLHVTDMSYKRVNHPNEVVNIGDTVTVQIVRINPETQRISLGMKQLESDPWDGVGAKYPVGAKLAGTVTNITEYGAFVELEAGIEGLVHVSEMSWTKKNVHPGKIVSTSQEVEVMVLEVDADKRRISLGLKQAQSNPWDDFAEKFPVGSTVEGEVKNATEFGLFIGLPGDVDGMVHMSDIAWGISGEDALALHRKGEQVQAVVLDVDTDKERISLGMKQLEKGAPSADGAASASGLKRNDVVTVTVLEVRDGGLEVQVGDDGATGFIKRSDLGRDRDEQRPDRFQTGQKVDAMVIGFDRTKKPNFSIKARQISEEKQAVEQYGSSDSGASLGDILGEALKGKN
- a CDS encoding CBU_0592 family membrane protein → MPTLVGFAGMACIIFAYAYLTGKAEPNPFVQHGVNLLGAALLTVSLVYHPNLPSLVLEGFWAAIAIWGLVKAMRNRRSAQ
- a CDS encoding PAS domain-containing protein, which encodes MGELRQLTALGVDYGNLVWNILDQSPDCIKVLSPLGELEYMNPNGRVAMEIDDFAQVSGQPLADLWPEESRPLLRDAIYKAALGQKSRFEAYCPTAKGNPRWWEVSVSPIRAADGRVSHVLCSSRDLSWWKEEELRKEAADGRAMHRARNHLAAIGALARLSLGGDPLGKQVSARLLDRLERLTSVFDLISDRATLIPLGVIVDRSLSKMRGDPSCRIDPAPKVMSTATRRGRWQSCWVNWKPMRLRMARCRHWAVGSIWHLCGIAVSSSLRGAKR
- the gloB gene encoding hydroxyacylglutathione hydrolase; protein product: MLEVHQFPCLSDNYGYLLHDTDSNETVCIDTPDADAYLREAAAKGWQITQIWNTHWHPDHAGGNEAIKAATGCTITAPEVEAPKIAAIDRTVAGGDTVRIGAHEATVIDVGGHTIGHCAYHVPSAGIAFVGDAVFALGCGRMFEGTAPQFWASLKRVRDLPGETLLYCAHEYTESNVRFATHADPENRALATYVEEIAERRSRGDPTVPARLSRECETNPFLRADDPDMQARWGGGDAVETFAALRSAKDSF
- a CDS encoding MFS transporter is translated as MTTTTHLLTRRRFLPLFVTQLLGAFNDNLYKNAMVLFVVYQVYSTAEQEAQFSAIASGLFTLPYVLFSAVSGQLADMRDKAAIIRWVKLAEIGIMAIGAGGLILAWLDIAVTTVAIPLMLVALTGLGAHSTFFGPIKYAILPQHLQKNEVLAGTGLIEAATYLAVLAGTILAGFIAVEIAAAIVMIIAVIGWFSGRQVPPAPAQAVGESVDFNIIRSSINVVRATMEEKRVFYAILAISFFWTIGAVLFIEFPPLAKNVLTASKEVASLFLVVFSIGVAAGSMTINALLKGEVSARHAPAAVVVMGLFVVAFHLVCKAWPQHEGLYSISEFVVQPLAIPLLLCLLGIAVAGGIFVVPLYAFLTTVVDKSQTARTVAANNIVNSAAMAAGALIAMGLTWLGVAIVDQLLLAAAMCVISAWLGWILYQAEIEEPAIAE